The DNA region CCAACAAAAAATAATGTTCCCTTGGGCTTTGTTCGTTTTGAAGAATATTGAACACCAGACAACCCCGTAAAGGCTTTATAAACAACATTTTTCACTTTGACAATTGCATGGTCTTGACCAATAACCCGTTTTTTTAACTCTGTTTCAATTGTTGCTAATTTTTCATAATTCATTTCTTCTCATGGTGAAACCTTATCACCATATTGATAAGAATTTAATAATTTTTCAAACGGTAACCGTTCATCAATATTGTTTGAGAATTTAATTAATTGATAAACTTCTTTCAAAGTTCATCCCTCCATAGTATCATAAATATCTTGTAATTTTAGAATATCTGTACTTAAATCTTCCGTAATCTTAAAAAAGCTCTTATTAGTTAAAATAAATTTCTCACGTTCCTCGCGATTTGGTTTTGTTAAAGTAATTGTTGTGACATCCGGATTATTTAAATAAAATGATGTTGGTAACTTTCCAACACTATTGGTAATAAAAATAATTGCAGTATCAAAATCAACTATTTCTGATTGATCAAATTTTTTATCGCGAAAAGCTTTACTTAAAGAGATTAAGTTAACACGTTCCTCTTCACTCAATGCTTGTTCATTTGAAAATAAATAATCTGAAAAATCAGCAACAAAAGCAACTTTTTTAGGACTTGGTGTTAACATATTTCGACGAACAATGGCAAAAAATTCTGCTAAAGTTGGAAACTGTCCAGTTGGACCATTATCTTGGTTATTAGCATTATTAATTACTTCTTGACCAAAATCATAAGCTTCCCCTTCTTTGCTTTTTTGTTGTGGTTCAGCTGTTAGAGCTAAGTTTTTAATATTTCCACCAGTTAATCCATCAATTCGATCTCAAGTAAAAATGTCATTAAAACCTTTCTCCTTTAATAAACCACGTAATTTATCTTTTAAACCGACATAACCGTTATTTATTTGATAAATATCATTAACGTTTCCTTCAAGAATAACACAACGTTTAATCCCAATTTGGTTCTTTAACTTGTCTAAATTACTTTTAACACTCATTTATTTGCTCCCTCTAATCATTACTTTGATTCTAATTTTTTTAAAATAAAATTAGGAATTAATCCTAAAAATAATTAATCTCACTATAAGTTATTATACTATTTATTTCCCGTAAATTATTTTTAAAATGCCATTCTCCTTATTTCTAAAAAATATTATAACAGTAAATATCTAAAATAAAATGGATGCATAAAGAACAAGTTTATGCGTCCATTTTTCTTGGCATATTTAATATTATTTCTTTTTTGTTTTATGATCAATTTGCACTTTTGCTTGATTCATAATTTTATCAGGATTTAAATATGTTTTTTTTATTTCTTTTGATAATGATACATCATACATCGATAAATCATTAACAAATGGTTGTTCATCAACATCATGGGCATGCCCTTCATAACCTTCAAATTTGTAAGTAAACCGCCCATCAAGATATACTTTAAAAATTGCTTCTTCTCCCGTTACTTTTTTAGCATAAACAATGACAAGACTATCATCGTTTTCCTTCGTAATTCGAATATCATTACTATCAACAATAAAACCACGTTTTTGAATTGCTTGTAAAATTGCGGCGATTGCATGTTTTCGAGCTGATTCATCTAATTGTTGACTAATAATTTTATTTTGTAAAGCCAATGCTTTTTGATTCAAAGCATCCGAATCATTAACACCAGTTTGGTTAAATTCTTCTAGTACCGGTGCTAACTCAGCATTAATAAATTTATCGTCGCCAATTTGGGCTTTAAAACTATTTAAATACTGATTTTTCATAAAGTCTGCCGAAGCACGATAGTTATTAATTTCATCTTGCACAAGATCTGAAATTGTATTTGGGTCTAAATTAACAAGCTGGTTTTTATTTGTTTTGAAAAAATTCATAATGAAAGCTTTTGTAATATTATCATCAAACATCCCCAATAGTTCTTGTTCTAATGTTTGATAATTTAAATTAGTACGATTTTTCAAATTTATTAATCGTTGTTTTGTTTCATCCTCAATAACTTTTACTTTTAACACTTCAATTTTTTGTTGAATTTCTGCTAAACGCAATGTTTTTTGTTCTAAGAAAAAATTAACTTGTTTTGCTAATTCTAACTCAACATGCTTAACCTTTTGCAGTTCTGCAACTAACGGATTAGTTTCTAAATCAATTAGAATTTGATTTAATTCTTGTAAATATGTTTCAATTGCTTGGC from Spiroplasma sp. NBRC 100390 includes:
- a CDS encoding AAA family ATPase, giving the protein MSVKSNLDKLKNQIGIKRCVILEGNVNDIYQINNGYVGLKDKLRGLLKEKGFNDIFTWDRIDGLTGGNIKNLALTAEPQQKSKEGEAYDFGQEVINNANNQDNGPTGQFPTLAEFFAIVRRNMLTPSPKKVAFVADFSDYLFSNEQALSEEERVNLISLSKAFRDKKFDQSEIVDFDTAIIFITNSVGKLPTSFYLNNPDVTTITLTKPNREEREKFILTNKSFFKITEDLSTDILKLQDIYDTMEGWTLKEVYQLIKFSNNIDERLPFEKLLNSYQYGDKVSPWEEMNYEKLATIETELKKRVIGQDHAIVKVKNVVYKAFTGLSGVQYSSKRTKPKGTLFFVGPTGVGKTELAKALAKFLFGDEKNCIRFDMSEYNQEASDQKLIGAPPGYVGYEEGGQLTNAIKEKPFSVLLFDEIEKAHPRILDKFLQILEDGRLTDNKGQTVSFSDSFIIFTSNIGASEVDDSLEFSEIEKQFIQKVSDHFRTELRRPELLGRIGNNIIPFNFIKDINFKAKLITQKLRPIQVAVWEKYKVKLEFIQLEQILPIIIQDADDKKGGRDLLNSIEKHIVDGLSSFIFANQTSFKAGQTILAQANGHQIEYSLK